ATACTGGGCCTTTCCCAGCAGGCGTGCTGTTGCATTCTTATCTGGGGTCTGCAGAAATGGTGCCCGGCCTTGCAAATTTAGGTTGTTACTTTTCGTTGTCTGGTTTCCTTACAGGCATGAAATCGAGTAAGGCAAAGAAAATGCTCAAAGCAGTAAGTCGGTCATGCCTGTATTTTTCCCTGGGAGTATTTATGGATTCAACTATGGAAAATCAAACGTTTTTTATGGCAATTTATGTTTGCCGATGGTGGCAagtttagttggcaagcatggcaAATCCGCCTCAGTTCATTTTTCCCCCCAGGAAAGTGCCGTGCTTGCAAACTAAATTTGCCATCCTCGCCCCAACATAAATTGCATAAAACCGTTTGATTTGCCATGGTTAAAAATCTGACGTCAGATTTTTAACATTACCGTAAATCTCTTTGGCACCACCAATGAAATGCATTTGTATTTGTTCTAGATACCCTTGGACAGAATTCTACTAGAGACAGATGCGCCAGATGCAGTACCAAAGTTGGACAATGTTTCTCTAGTCACAGTCCCTGTGGACACTTCAGATGCAGATGCTGAAAAGTCTCACAGCGATTCGACCTCTCAGGCGGCCATGCCTTCAAAAGAATCCTTGAACCATCCAGCTAACATCCACATTGTAAGATTTGTGTCCTGACACCTTTGcctgatactccctccgtaaagaaatataagagcgtttagatcactactctagtgatttaaacgctcttatatttctttacagagggagtacttttgtTAGCAAATCTTCATGGTACATGTTGCACGAGCTCCTTGCTACATCTCTTATTTTAAACAGTGTCCTAATAATGAAAATATTCTTGTGCATACTACGATGTATACGAAGGCCTAAACCTTTCTAGGATAGACACAATATTTTCTCTCAATACTCCATTAACATTACTGTACTGACTAGCATACTGCGATGTATACGAAGACTTAAACCTTTCTAGGGATAGACACAATATTTTCTCTGAATACTCCACTATTTCAACATTACTGTGCCCTGTTCAGTACGATGCCATTTCTGTGCTTACTGTTTTCAAAGTGTACCCTGCTGTTTCCAAACCATCCATCTGAAGTATTGTTTAATTGATCCACTCCCAGCTCACTGGCACGATTGTCACTACTCCATCTGTCCAACAATGGCTTGTTTACTTGACAAGCTCTCGTTCTCACACAAAATGATGATGGATTAAGGAAATTATCATTCTGGTATAAACCGTGCCTTTCCATGTTCCTTTCAGGTTTTGAAGTATGTGGCATCCCTGCTTGAAATGCCGGAAGCAGAACTCGCCGAGGCGAGCTACAGGAACGCCACCAAACTGTTCTCCTACCCTGGATCCAAAGTTCATCCCGAAGCTGAAACTGCGTGAATGGGGTGGTGCAGATGGCCACCCAATACGAACCATGCTATCGGAATCCTGGTGCGTTCTGCCTCTGGATGTTCCCTGTATACCGCATGTATATTGTTGTACTATGTATATATAATCGGCCCAAGACAAGGTAGCAATCAGAGATGAAATAAGAAAGCGGCTCATGGCTGGCCGTGCCATGTTGCCAAATTCCCCTTACAATATtactctactccctccgttcactattaCAAGAtgtcaatatggactacatactgaTTGAAATAAGTCAACAAGCACACTAAAACATACTCCGTCCGTCCCTTAGCTTGAAAAATGATCTTATTCGTGGGATGCAGGGAGCATATATATACATCCGAATCAGAAAAAATGTTAGAGTAGAACATCTTGTAATTCAGAACTACTAGTTCTTACATTGAACTATGTACTGTCCTATCAGAAAGGAGGCTCCGATCGCATCCGCGTGCCCTGTCAAGTAACCTGGGAATCTCTCATCACACGTACTGTCAGAGCATTGTGCGCGGTGACTGGACTCGAACCGAACGCGCAATCTGCTAAAACTAGTAGGATGACAAGATAACAAAAGTTTACTTCGATCCTCATACGATAGGCCTAGTAGGCTCACCAGTTCCAGTTCCAATACCTTAGACCTCTCCCAATgcaatggtgcttagatgaggtgctaagtgcattaaatacctTAGCAACTCAACCCCCCAATGCATATGTGCTTAACTTGTTGTTACTAATCACACTTTATTTAATGAGTTAACACCTAAAGTCTTTCATGCATTGGTCAAATTGtttcatttaagtggtttgcctaGGTTCTCGCGCTTGGCATTGATTCTTCCTGGGATCACCAAAGTGCTCTCTCCCCTTTTTAAATGATGTGCCATGTCATTTTTCCgcttatgtggcatgcttagcaTCTGTCCACActggagcactgggaagggcctaaATCCTTATCGTTAACTGCATCACCCACCTAAGATAACACCCGTTGTAAACCAGCGAAAGATCTTTTTTGCCTGCCGAGTGGAACCCGTCGCTATCCGGCAAGAGGGGGGCGAGCATTCCCTGGGCCCCGCGCGCGCGTAGTGCGCGTCCACCTCCCGATCCGACCGCTGATCGAGACCGATCCGACGGAGCGGAGTGTGGCGGCGTAGGATTCGGCACACGCACACTCCCGCTCGCTAGCTCGCTTTAGACTTTCGGCGCCGCGTGAAGGAACAAAATCGTTTGCGCGTGAACGGATCAGAAAGTCGCCACTTGATCGGCCGTCAGCATCGGGAAGAACGTCGGAAAACGTTTGGGCGCGAGCAAGAACACTGCAAAGTAACGAAGAAACCCAAGCAGTAGTAGTGATCCTGGACGGCTGGACATAGAAACAAAAGGTGAACATATGTAGTATGGCTGTGTACATCTGGTCTGATCTCATCTGATCCCGGAGCGAGCAAGAAGCAGCAGAGCAAACTAATTAGACAGGCGCGTACGTGTCGAAAGAAGAGAAGCTACTGCATGCACACGGAAGAATGGTATTCGGCAGGTGAAGCAACTGCAAGCTACGTACAAGTAAGCAGGTCGCTAAGCGGCTGCGTGTGCGCCCGGCGCCGGAGGCTCCGGCGCGTcgaccgggcggcggcggccgcagcGGCACGGGCCGGAGGCGAAGAGGGAGAGCCAGGCGAGGACGGGGGTGCCGAGGAGGACCAGCCCCGCGGGCACCATCCAGAGCCGCGCGTGCGCCGGGTGGAACGCCAGCGCCCACCACACCAGCAGCGCCGCGCCGCCCAGGCCCACCGCCACCAGGCTCGCCGCCGTGGCGGCCACGGacgagaacgacgacgacgacgacgccacctTCGCCGCGGCCCCGGGCTTCGGAGGCCCCGCACCCGCCTCCATGGAAGGCTACGTACGCGCCTGGCACCGCCCGGCCGTCGTCAACAGACCGAGTCCAAGTGTTGCGCGCATATATACCCGCGTGggcgcgtggcgtggcgtggcgtggccgGAAGCTGCACCGGCGGCGCTGCGCAGAACAGTCCCGTAAAAAACGTGCGCTACCAgtctctactctctactgcttcgCACTTATGCACCTCTGTACACCGCACGTACGCCGGTATATATTACCGTCCGTCGGTCGCTCCGAATGGTTCCTTTCGACAACAGCGATCTACTTTCCGGCCTTCACAAAGGAGCCAAAGGCAAACAGCggagagaaggaaaaagaaaagaaaattgccGCGCGTCAAAGTCACCGTCCTCCGTCACGTTCTACACGTTTGCAGACGTGCAGCAAGTGTTGCGCCGGGGAGGAGATATTCCGCGATGCGGTGCATGCACGCCGATCTCCTCGTTCATCCGTATCGACGCTGGAACAAGGCGCGGACGTTGACGGGCCACGCAtcggcggcgccgccgtcgacgaTCCTGCCGGCGACGATGAGGTTGACGGCCTCGGTCGGGTGGAACGCGTCCCAGAACACGTACTTGGAGCGGTCCTCGCACAGGGTGGCGGAGCTCGAGTTGGCGACGCCCATGCAGAGGAACGGCGGGAAGCTGCCGCCGCAGCAAGGGTCCAGCGCCTCCTCGAAACCTACGACACAGATCCAACTCTCAGTCCACGAAATGCGAACCTGCCTGCAGCACGCAAGAAAGAAAATCCTGCTACCGTATTGACGGTGCTGCCGGATGATCTCCATGACGATGCCGTGGGTGTTGGTGTAGACGAACGCGCTCTCCGGGCCCGTCTCCTGGTTCAGCCTGCCGATCATCCTCTTCAGCCTCCTGTTGTAGCCTTCGCAGAGCCTGTTCACAGCCGCCGAACACTCGCCCGCAGGGATGAACTCCAGGGCGCGCACGTACGGTATGCAGCCCAGCGGGCCGACGTCGGCGATGACAAATTTCCTAGCCCCGAGCTCGTTCAGCCGCTTCGTTTTGGAAGCGAATTGCAAGATGGTGAGCTCAGAACGGGAGCAAAGCAGAGAAAATTACAGTGCTGGTGACTAGCGAGTTAGAGGTGATCGAGTGGCACCTTGAGATGAAATGCCAACTTGGCAACCAAGGCGTCCTGGAAAACTGCAGGGTCAGGTTTCTGTCGTCCCAAGAATGGCACTGCAGGTGAGAGGTACTCCAGGATGTCATTGGATCCAGCAGCCACCGTGAAGAGCGCGTTCCCCAAGAAGTCGGCCGTGGCATTCTCCCCCATGGTCTCCAGTACCTGAGCTCTGGTCTTCTCAAAGTAGCTGATTTGCTGTCCTAGTGGCACCCTTCCGATCTGCCAACCCAACCACATTTTCACACAATTGCAATTCAGACAGACAGACAGAAATCAAGCCAAGGGAAGTATACAAGTTGAACAGAAAAATCACTTACATAGAAGGAACCGGTCTCGTCGAAAATGCCGGAAGAACCAGAAGCATAGTTGGCTCCACTGTTGATCACTTCAGCACTAGAGTTTGGGGCCAAGTAGGGAGGAGCAAAGCTCTCCTGCCCCAAGGCTTCACCTGAGGGAATAGCACCAAGACATTTTCGTCAGATAAAACATGGACAGTCTAAACAAAGTTTCTCATGAAAACTCATACTTGCTACTATTACCAATGACATCCGCAATGGTCCTGCCGTTTGTGAATCTCCCGGTCGGCTTGCCGCCAGAAAACGAGAAGTCGACGCCGTATGGCGGGGTGTTGGCCTTGGAGAGGGTCACGAGATAGTCGTTGTTCCCCGCGTCGACGAGGGAGTCGCCGAAGATGAAGAAAGCATGAGGCGATGCCGGAGATGGGCGAAACAGGAGCAAGATCACTGCTGTGAAGAGGGAGGGGCAGCAGCGGGGAGGGAGCACGGCCATCCTATGCTGAATCGTGGAACGTCTCTAGGTAGGACTGCATATATCCAATTCTCGTACGCTGGGCGCACTGCCATGCTGCATGCTTATGGTGCCTGCTGCATCGTATCCGTAGTACCGTTTGACAAGGTCATTGTCTGactgcttcaagaggagattgaacTGTCCCAACTGAATCTGGATGAGAAGATTGGGCGCGGTACAGGCGAGCTGTCAGACATGCTAATTGCTGCTATCTTGTTCCCGCTAACGGGGGAATGCATCtgtcttacaaaataataataagtTTCCACAGCTGCACTGACAATAGAGAATGGCAGATGCATCCGTACTAAGGCAAATGCATTTATAAAGCCATTCACTGGCAATACCGAATGCATCCCCTTGGAAAAATGGAATATATACTGCCATTTGCTGATAACGTTCCACAATGACTTATCATAAAATTTGTATAAGAACAGTGCAGGGATCACTAGCTTTTTAGGTACATAATCTAGTCGAAGTTCACTGTGACTACTCGTTCACTTATATAGGAACCACATGATGCAATCTTTCACACGTTGTCGTCAGTTAACGATTATAATGTACACTGAAATCTGCAGTACCTACAAACTATAATTGGCTTGGCTAACCGTTTCTACTCACACAAACTAGAGGAACGGCCAATCAATCAACTAAACAAAAAAAGAAGCAAAAATAACTCCATTACCATTACATACAATCCCATACTATCTCGCTATCATATCATACCCAAGCTTGTCTTGCTTCTCTGGGAGCATCAAACACAGCCACGTCTGGGGCCTTCCTCATGGACCTACTCAACTGAAACACGGGGTGCCTGCACAGCCTCTCCACACCTTTCCTGAAACTAAATCTGTCGAACAAGCCCTCCGCGTTTCTGCTACCAAATTCTTTTCCGGAACTGTTCACTCGGCTATTCGGATCGTTGTGACGTGGAGGAACTCCACTGTGGCACTTATTGTGGTCCATATCACACTTCTTCTCTTGTTCTTCGAAATCATTTTTGGAGTTATGGAGGACTTGTTGAGCCTCAGATAGGAACTGTTCGGAAATAGCCTTATCAATCATCGGGTGATCGACCCTCTCCTGAGTTGAACAAGTGAACGGTTTCGCCAAATGCTCCGGCGCCTGAGGTTCGTCTTGGTCATTTGGGGAATCGGAGCATGACTGCAATGTCATGGATGCTGCAGCTGTCTCCTCCCTTTCCCTCACGGTCCTTACGATCAAAGTCCTGAGGAAATTCATCACCTGAACTGCATGCATCAGGGCGGTTAATGGATCGGCCATCTGGAAGAGAAATACCATGGGGTTAGTGTATGCTCGCGGATGTGCTTGGTCACACAGGGTTTGCTCTGCAGGTAAGAATAACAAATAGTAGTATTTCCAATAACCTGAGTCATGTTTGGAGCAAAAACCATAGCGATGTTTCGTGCATTCATCTTGTTGTAGTTTTCAAGCTCCACAACATCGGCCATTAGATTAATAGCCCAGTTAAGTAATGCTGCTTCAACTGGCGGTAGCATAGAAGCAAGGAGAGCGCACTCCTCTTCTGTGTTGCAGTGCATTACTTGCTCTGGAGTCAGCGTGTCCAATACTCCTGTTGGAAGTTCCCGAAACCATGCCTGCAAAAGAGCACGATAGGTCACGAGAGGATGTACGAGAAAAATGGTTAAATAATGTTTATCTAAATGTAGCCATTGCCCACAAATATATCTCTCATTTTCAGTTTCATGCTACTGCTCAAACTTAATGTGTATGGTTCCTTCCTGAATGTTCATCTTTAAGGCTCTAAACATGTTGGTTTTGCAGAGAAATTGCGCTCACAGCATACTGTCTGCTAGTCTTAGGTATCTCTTGAAGTTGAAAATAAAAGAGAGTTAGCGTTACAGCGGAAGTTCTCAGCACCTTTATCAACCCAGCCAGGCAATGTAAGTCAACTTCATCCGGAACCACGCCGCTGTTTAATTGGTCTCTGACGCAGATTTCTTGACCATTCTCTGCGTTAATTCTGAAGATCCCTTCAATCTAAGAACACAACAGATATAAATAAGCATTCAGAGGGCTTGAAGCTGGTATTTCAATTGCTGATTTATTAGCTTACAAAGCTGGCCATACCTTAAGTCCTTCTCGTAGATACAACTTCCTCTGCATCATCAAGAGTATCGTGGGCACACTATTTCCTCTTTGATCATATGAACATTGCAAAGAGGTTGGTGAAACGCCAAATACACTTGCACTGCACGGGAAAATATGACTAGGACAGGTTAGCAACTAGCACTAAGTAATAATTTGGAGCATCGAGTTTAAGGTCTTATGATATTTAGTTGACGCTTCATATCTAGCTTGAGGCAAACGTAGCAGAAAACATACAATCTGAGGCAACTGTTTCTTTTTAAGGGACTAGGAAGCAACGGCAGCAGTATGACAACGTTAAATAAATACTGAGCTGTATTAAATAAATACTGAAATCCTGTCCTGATTTGATGTTAACAACCTAAAAAGATGATGCGAATGGCATTAAAAATACAAAAGGTAAAAATAAACAAAAATCCCATACTATGTCAGATGCAAGTACAGCTGCTGAGATCAACCTAATCCAAAACATAAGCTAGACGAGAAGATTCCCATTGAGCTGCCCATGCCGGCCAGGTCAGACACCTAAAAAGTCCCAACTTCAAGGTCAAGCACATAACAAATCTGGGTACGAAATCCAATAAAGAGCTCAGCCGTTAGCCATGCAACAGAATCCCAAAATCAATTTATTTCGCTCATCCGCCGGTCTGTGTCCTCAGAATCGTGTTTCCACGTATCTTCAGAATCATGGCAACTGTGCCAGGAGCAGACCACTAGACCAGCCCTCACCCAAAAATGAATAAACTTCTGGGCTAAACAGTTTCCCACTCCTT
The window above is part of the Triticum aestivum cultivar Chinese Spring chromosome 2A, IWGSC CS RefSeq v2.1, whole genome shotgun sequence genome. Proteins encoded here:
- the LOC123190002 gene encoding uncharacterized metal-dependent hydrolase BUsg_343 — its product is MAQSPGRAASAVRLFDAHCHLQDPRIAVAAPSLIRAATASGVGRFAVNGTSEKDWHLVKQMAQEHPAVIPCFGLHPWWVPERSPDWMDSLRQFFSETPEAAVGETGLDKGSHGKTIDFGEQVEVFQRQLELAKELEKPVSVHCVRAFGDLLEILKHTGPFPAGVLLHSYLGSAEMVPGLANLGCYFSLSGFLTGMKSSKAKKMLKAIPLDRILLETDAPDAVPKLDNVSLVTVPVDTSDADAEKSHSDSTSQAAMPSKESLNHPANIHIVLKYVASLLEMPEAELAEASYRNATKLFSYPGSKVHPEAETA
- the LOC123190001 gene encoding GDSL esterase/lipase At5g41890, whose protein sequence is MAVLPPRCCPSLFTAVILLLFRPSPASPHAFFIFGDSLVDAGNNDYLVTLSKANTPPYGVDFSFSGGKPTGRFTNGRTIADVIGEALGQESFAPPYLAPNSSAEVINSGANYASGSSGIFDETGSFYIGRVPLGQQISYFEKTRAQVLETMGENATADFLGNALFTVAAGSNDILEYLSPAVPFLGRQKPDPAVFQDALVAKLAFHLKRLNELGARKFVIADVGPLGCIPYVRALEFIPAGECSAAVNRLCEGYNRRLKRMIGRLNQETGPESAFVYTNTHGIVMEIIRQHRQYGFEEALDPCCGGSFPPFLCMGVANSSSATLCEDRSKYVFWDAFHPTEAVNLIVAGRIVDGGAADAWPVNVRALFQRRYG
- the LOC123190003 gene encoding rho GTPase-activating protein 5, which encodes MAPFQMRFGLGISPSRTYDEEEEEDDEEEEEFEEDEFEEEAESDGTASPPSAMMQAGRGGGLVGAVVGALRRSLVMCSAGAMGEDDDSDSGGEEEGMEIGRPMDVRHVAHVTFDRFGGFLGLPADLEPDVPRPTPGVSASVFGVSPTSLQCSYDQRGNSVPTILLMMQRKLYLREGLKIEGIFRINAENGQEICVRDQLNSGVVPDEVDLHCLAGLIKAWFRELPTGVLDTLTPEQVMHCNTEEECALLASMLPPVEAALLNWAINLMADVVELENYNKMNARNIAMVFAPNMTQMADPLTALMHAVQVMNFLRTLIVRTVREREETAAASMTLQSCSDSPNDQDEPQAPEHLAKPFTCSTQERVDHPMIDKAISEQFLSEAQQVLHNSKNDFEEQEKKCDMDHNKCHSGVPPRHNDPNSRVNSSGKEFGSRNAEGLFDRFSFRKGVERLCRHPVFQLSRSMRKAPDVAVFDAPREARQAWV